The Marinilongibacter aquaticus genome has a window encoding:
- a CDS encoding TonB-dependent receptor — translation MLKSLSFCLFVFMPALVVGMGEGPTMKGSVRDKSGEPIVGAIVSLSNTARATFTDTSGFFALDLEGRDSCTIRIQHIGYKPITLHFTAAEMDGNDFQFVLEEDTAQLDEIIVRGRSRTQEVRLQPIKAEVINTRQARQQPTTLVELMNRSAGIRVRQMGGLGSYAGLMVNGFQGKAIKNFKDGIPMDYLGAAYDLSLVPVNMLERVEVYKGVLPASLGADALGGAVNMVTKKAFGHYAEASYEVASFNTHRASFNGLNSDSSRHYFVGIDAFYNHSDNNYNVDVNVLDQETATLYPAKVKLFHNRFSNIYAELYAGIMNTEWTDELRLGLTYFSIDRENQFGSSMSKPFGAATSEQYAAIPTLRYRKAFKRISFDQFLTASGIHVRQTDTARGTYDWFGNFIPSPSRKGELSVTGSLARIKYSYLTSRSNFRYRLADRHDFLINVVSTNAGRSGRDPRALPTKSGRDLLSVPAHYDKLIVSAGIHSKELMNGKISGDLIGKYYHYSVNTVDADWDGDEIVRQKSDGGLGAALALKYQLNAGGFFRFSAESARRLPEQYEMFGDGNFHLSNFELRPERSTNFNLGFRSEKFRKYSVELNGFYRITHDLILLMPVNIFFTQNQNVDNVKGMGLETDLNLFPMSWLGLSGNFTYQDFRLFDTGNVGLEGAKLRNTPYFFANLGANTHFGNLISERDRLQLFYHFQFVREYYLDYIPEKNEPSGFLGLWGRANLNAPNIIPNQVNHSFGAVYTPNFDRISISVQVKNIFNRALYDNFRVQNAGRSLHVKANYRITK, via the coding sequence ATGTTGAAATCCTTGAGCTTCTGCCTTTTCGTGTTCATGCCCGCACTTGTTGTCGGAATGGGCGAAGGGCCGACAATGAAGGGATCGGTAAGGGACAAAAGTGGTGAGCCCATTGTTGGGGCCATTGTCAGCTTGTCCAATACGGCCCGGGCGACCTTCACGGACACAAGTGGTTTTTTCGCCCTTGATTTGGAAGGCCGGGACTCTTGCACAATAAGGATTCAACACATCGGATATAAGCCGATCACACTCCACTTTACGGCAGCGGAAATGGACGGGAACGATTTCCAGTTCGTATTGGAGGAAGATACCGCACAATTGGACGAAATCATCGTAAGGGGGCGAAGCCGGACGCAAGAAGTCCGGCTGCAGCCGATCAAAGCGGAAGTAATAAATACCAGGCAGGCACGGCAACAGCCCACTACGCTTGTCGAGCTAATGAACCGCTCGGCAGGTATACGTGTAAGGCAAATGGGGGGGCTGGGCTCATATGCCGGCCTTATGGTGAACGGATTCCAGGGTAAGGCGATAAAGAACTTCAAGGACGGCATCCCCATGGATTACCTCGGAGCCGCGTACGACCTCTCGCTTGTGCCCGTCAATATGCTCGAAAGGGTCGAAGTCTACAAAGGTGTGCTTCCCGCCTCATTGGGTGCAGATGCCCTCGGCGGTGCGGTCAATATGGTGACAAAAAAAGCCTTTGGGCACTATGCGGAGGCCTCTTACGAAGTCGCTTCGTTCAATACGCACCGGGCCTCATTCAATGGCCTGAATTCTGACAGTTCACGGCACTATTTTGTGGGCATTGATGCCTTTTACAACCATTCGGACAACAATTACAATGTTGACGTGAATGTGCTCGACCAGGAAACGGCAACCCTGTACCCGGCCAAGGTCAAATTGTTTCACAATAGATTCTCCAACATCTATGCCGAACTTTATGCGGGTATAATGAATACCGAGTGGACCGATGAATTACGGTTGGGGCTGACCTACTTTTCAATCGATAGGGAAAACCAGTTCGGCTCCTCCATGTCCAAGCCCTTCGGAGCGGCCACCAGCGAACAGTATGCAGCAATACCCACGCTGCGTTACCGAAAGGCGTTCAAGCGTATTTCCTTCGATCAATTCCTTACAGCAAGTGGTATTCATGTCCGTCAAACCGATACCGCAAGGGGTACCTACGACTGGTTCGGAAATTTCATCCCCAGCCCGTCGCGAAAAGGGGAACTTTCCGTTACCGGTTCACTGGCCAGGATCAAATATTCCTATCTCACCTCCAGAAGCAATTTCCGGTACCGGCTGGCCGACCGGCACGATTTCTTGATCAATGTGGTGTCGACCAATGCCGGACGCAGCGGGCGGGATCCCAGGGCCCTGCCCACGAAAAGTGGCCGGGACCTTCTTTCCGTTCCGGCCCATTACGATAAACTGATCGTGTCGGCCGGTATCCACTCGAAGGAACTGATGAACGGCAAGATATCGGGTGACCTTATTGGCAAGTACTACCACTACAGTGTGAACACCGTGGATGCAGACTGGGATGGGGATGAAATAGTGCGGCAAAAATCCGACGGGGGCCTTGGTGCGGCCTTGGCCTTGAAATATCAATTGAATGCCGGCGGTTTCTTCCGTTTTTCTGCAGAATCGGCAAGGCGGCTTCCCGAACAGTATGAAATGTTCGGGGACGGCAATTTCCACCTGTCCAACTTTGAACTCCGGCCCGAACGCAGCACCAATTTCAATTTGGGTTTCCGTAGCGAGAAATTCAGGAAATACAGTGTGGAACTGAACGGTTTTTACCGGATTACCCACGACCTGATTCTGCTGATGCCCGTCAATATATTCTTTACACAGAACCAAAACGTGGACAATGTAAAGGGCATGGGCCTGGAAACGGATCTCAATCTCTTTCCCATGTCCTGGCTCGGCCTGAGCGGTAATTTCACCTATCAGGATTTCCGTCTCTTCGATACGGGAAATGTGGGATTGGAGGGGGCGAAACTGAGAAACACGCCCTATTTTTTCGCAAACCTTGGGGCCAATACCCATTTCGGCAACCTGATTTCCGAAAGGGACCGCCTGCAGCTCTTCTACCATTTTCAATTTGTACGGGAGTACTATCTGGACTATATACCCGAAAAGAATGAGCCTTCGGGCTTTTTGGGCTTGTGGGGAAGGGCAAACCTGAATGCCCCGAATATTATTCCCAATCAGGTGAACCATTCCTTCGGTGCAGTCTATACTCCGAACTTCGACCGGATTTCCATAAGCGTACAGGTCAAAAACATTTTCAACAGGGCCCTGTACGATAATTTCCGGGTGCAGAACGCCGGAAGGAGCCTGCATGTCAAAGCCAATTACAGAATAACCAAATGA
- a CDS encoding PepSY-associated TM helix domain-containing protein yields the protein MSSVKSVKRWFLVHKWTSLICTVFLLMLCVTGLPLIFHEEFESLEAPLAKGASSSGARASLDRIVENGLEANPDKVIRFLFWDEHQPNTVSLSLSDSVDAPPTNFKIVVMDEYTAQVLDEPNVQEGFMYTMLQLHTDMFMGIGGKLFLGLMGMLFVAAIVSGIFLYGPIMKKYDFGMIRTQRSKRLKWLDMHNLLGIVTISWASVVGLTGVVNTLSDVVLALWQQGQLAEMVAPYQNAEPLEGQLSSLDGAFETAREADVSMEPYLAAFPGTAFSSRHHYAIFVKGKTPLTERLVRPALIDAKSGNLTDMREMPWFVNALFLSQPLHFGDYGGMTLKILWALFDIVTIIVLISGLYLWFARNKALKKQMTRIVQAAGDASQAANESEILTLKNEED from the coding sequence ATGAGTTCCGTAAAAAGTGTAAAACGATGGTTTCTGGTTCACAAATGGACCAGTCTGATCTGTACAGTGTTTTTGTTGATGCTCTGCGTTACCGGGCTGCCGCTCATTTTCCATGAAGAGTTTGAAAGCCTCGAAGCACCCTTGGCCAAGGGGGCTTCGAGCTCCGGGGCCAGGGCGAGTTTGGATAGAATAGTGGAAAATGGTCTGGAGGCAAACCCCGACAAGGTCATTCGTTTCCTTTTTTGGGACGAACACCAGCCCAATACGGTTTCATTGAGCCTCTCGGACTCGGTGGATGCCCCGCCCACCAATTTCAAGATCGTGGTGATGGATGAATACACTGCCCAAGTACTGGATGAACCCAATGTCCAGGAAGGATTCATGTACACCATGCTGCAGTTGCATACGGATATGTTTATGGGAATTGGGGGCAAGCTCTTTCTCGGGCTCATGGGGATGCTGTTTGTGGCGGCCATTGTCTCCGGCATATTCCTGTACGGTCCCATTATGAAAAAGTACGACTTTGGAATGATCCGAACCCAAAGGTCCAAAAGGCTCAAATGGTTGGACATGCACAACCTTTTGGGTATCGTGACCATCTCTTGGGCCTCGGTGGTTGGCTTGACGGGAGTGGTGAATACGCTTTCGGATGTGGTTTTGGCCCTGTGGCAGCAGGGGCAACTGGCCGAAATGGTGGCACCGTATCAAAATGCCGAACCGCTGGAGGGGCAGTTGTCCTCCCTTGACGGGGCCTTTGAAACGGCCAGGGAAGCGGATGTGTCCATGGAGCCCTATTTGGCCGCCTTTCCGGGGACGGCCTTTAGCAGCAGGCATCATTATGCCATTTTCGTAAAGGGCAAGACACCATTGACGGAACGGCTGGTGCGTCCGGCTTTGATAGATGCCAAGAGCGGGAACCTGACGGATATGCGGGAAATGCCCTGGTTCGTCAATGCCCTTTTCCTCTCACAGCCCCTTCATTTTGGCGATTACGGTGGAATGACCTTAAAGATACTCTGGGCCCTTTTCGACATTGTCACCATAATCGTACTCATCAGTGGCCTTTACCTATGGTTTGCCCGAAACAAGGCCCTGAAAAAACAAATGACCCGTATCGTGCAAGCCGCCGGGGATGCCTCTCAAGCTGCCAATGAATCAGAAATATTGACTTTGAAAAATGAAGAAGATTAA
- a CDS encoding TonB-dependent receptor, which translates to MRKLFNPRILALTLLLSPLWTHAQNRAKINANISGLVVDKFSREPLVGATVNIKGTTNGALTNAKGEFGLSTGQTLPFVLLVSSIGYKPQEYVVSGNTVRIELISDQTALNEVVVTSRRRAEPVQGIPIPISVISGTLAEDAGAFNVNRVKEFVPSVQLYSSNPRNTTLNIRGLGSTFGLTNDGIDPGVGFYVDGVYYARPAATALDFIDIERIEVLRGPQGTLFGKNTTAGAFNIITREASFIPGASFDVSYGNYGYVQAKAAITGPISKKVAARLSFSGTQRDGVLTNVRTNEKVNDINNLGLRAQLLFRPSENLKITLTGDNTDQNPNGYAQVIAGVVTTKRPAFRQFGNIIADLGYTLPSENPFDRLIDTNSPWRSKNELGGVSINGDLRTGGRTLTSTTAWRYWNWGPSNDRDFTGLPVLNKSQAPSRHDQWSQEIRYSGEFSKKLSGVTGVFYLCQLLVTDPVHTEESGAAQWRFSQNNQDPLWETPGLLDGYKIETTSRLESVSAAVYGQLDWQVAPAFHLLPGLRYNYDKKKVDYNRIASGGLQTEDPSLIALKNRIYTSQKFTSDVVEGNFSGQLTAAYKPNKKVNAFGTFSTSYKPVGINLGGLPTENGRTLTELAEIKPEYTLHYELGIKTLPAAGLQLNVVAYNTDIKDYQTRVQTPDLSVNRGYVANAEKVRVSGLEIDGNYHHGSRFTVYGNIAYTYAKYVSFTNAPVPLEDVGGEMTFIDISGGRLPGVSKWAGALGAEVVFPSRLISKSGNYFFALETSHRSGFSSSPSPSQFLNIDGYSLVNGRIGFRATDGLTLFLWGRNILDRNYFEQLLAASGSAGHYAAVLGDPRTYGTTLRYTF; encoded by the coding sequence ATGAGAAAACTTTTCAATCCCCGCATTCTGGCACTGACACTTCTGCTCTCTCCCCTGTGGACGCATGCACAGAACCGGGCCAAGATCAATGCAAACATCTCCGGACTGGTTGTCGACAAGTTCAGCCGCGAACCGCTCGTAGGGGCGACCGTAAACATAAAGGGCACCACCAACGGAGCCCTTACAAACGCCAAGGGTGAATTCGGGCTTTCCACCGGGCAAACTCTCCCGTTCGTGCTGCTGGTAAGCTCCATCGGTTACAAACCGCAGGAATACGTGGTAAGCGGCAATACGGTCAGAATCGAATTGATTTCCGACCAGACCGCCCTGAATGAAGTGGTGGTCACTTCACGCAGAAGGGCGGAGCCGGTTCAGGGAATCCCCATCCCCATCTCCGTAATAAGCGGGACCCTTGCCGAAGATGCCGGAGCCTTTAATGTCAACCGGGTCAAGGAATTTGTACCCTCCGTTCAGCTATATTCCTCCAATCCCAGGAACACAACCTTAAATATCAGGGGCTTGGGCTCTACTTTTGGCTTGACCAATGACGGAATTGATCCCGGGGTCGGTTTCTATGTGGACGGGGTCTATTATGCCAGGCCAGCGGCCACCGCACTTGATTTTATAGACATTGAGAGAATTGAAGTTTTGAGGGGCCCCCAGGGCACGCTCTTCGGAAAAAACACCACCGCCGGGGCTTTCAACATCATCACCCGCGAGGCCAGTTTTATTCCGGGTGCCAGCTTCGATGTGAGTTATGGAAATTACGGATACGTACAGGCCAAAGCGGCCATTACCGGTCCGATTTCAAAGAAAGTGGCGGCCCGCTTGTCCTTTTCCGGTACTCAGCGTGACGGAGTGTTAACCAATGTCAGAACCAACGAAAAAGTAAATGATATAAATAATCTGGGGTTGAGAGCACAACTTCTGTTCAGGCCGTCAGAAAATCTAAAGATCACCCTGACAGGTGATAACACGGACCAGAACCCCAACGGATACGCACAGGTTATTGCCGGCGTGGTTACAACCAAAAGGCCGGCTTTCCGGCAATTCGGGAATATCATAGCCGACCTGGGCTATACGCTTCCGAGTGAAAACCCCTTTGACCGGCTCATTGACACCAATTCGCCCTGGCGTTCCAAAAATGAGCTCGGCGGTGTTTCCATAAACGGCGATCTCCGGACCGGTGGCCGAACGCTGACTTCAACCACGGCCTGGAGGTACTGGAACTGGGGTCCCAGTAATGACCGCGATTTTACAGGCCTGCCGGTGCTCAATAAATCACAGGCCCCATCCAGGCACGACCAGTGGTCACAGGAAATACGGTATTCCGGCGAATTCAGCAAAAAGCTCAGTGGCGTTACGGGTGTCTTTTACCTCTGCCAGCTTTTGGTGACAGACCCTGTTCATACGGAAGAATCCGGAGCTGCCCAGTGGCGATTTTCCCAAAACAACCAAGACCCGCTCTGGGAAACGCCCGGCCTGCTGGATGGCTACAAAATCGAAACGACCAGCCGACTGGAATCCGTAAGTGCCGCAGTATACGGTCAGCTCGACTGGCAAGTTGCCCCGGCATTCCACTTGCTGCCGGGTTTGAGATACAACTACGACAAAAAAAAAGTGGATTACAACCGGATAGCCTCCGGTGGGCTACAAACCGAAGACCCCTCGCTGATAGCTCTTAAAAACAGAATTTACACATCCCAGAAATTCACTTCAGATGTTGTGGAAGGCAATTTCTCGGGGCAGCTTACAGCAGCCTATAAACCAAACAAAAAAGTGAATGCCTTCGGTACATTCTCTACATCGTACAAGCCTGTGGGAATAAACTTGGGCGGTTTGCCCACGGAGAATGGACGTACCCTGACAGAACTCGCCGAAATCAAACCCGAATATACCCTGCATTATGAACTGGGCATAAAAACGCTTCCTGCTGCCGGCCTTCAGCTGAACGTTGTGGCCTACAACACCGATATAAAAGACTATCAAACGCGTGTGCAAACGCCCGACCTGAGCGTAAACCGGGGCTATGTGGCCAATGCTGAAAAAGTGAGGGTAAGTGGGCTGGAGATTGACGGAAACTACCATCACGGCAGCAGGTTTACCGTCTATGGAAACATTGCCTACACCTATGCCAAATACGTATCGTTCACCAATGCACCCGTTCCTCTCGAGGACGTGGGCGGCGAAATGACTTTCATTGACATATCGGGCGGAAGGCTGCCAGGTGTTTCGAAATGGGCCGGAGCTTTGGGTGCAGAGGTGGTCTTCCCCTCCAGGTTGATTTCCAAATCGGGCAATTACTTCTTTGCCCTGGAGACCTCCCACCGGTCCGGGTTCTCTTCCAGCCCATCGCCGTCGCAATTCCTGAATATTGACGGTTACTCACTGGTAAACGGCAGAATCGGTTTCCGGGCCACAGACGGACTTACCCTTTTTCTCTGGGGAAGGAACATCCTGGACAGAAATTATTTCGAACAGCTTCTGGCAGCCTCTGGCAGTGCCGGTCATTATGCCGCCGTGCTGGGCGATCCGCGAACCTACGGAACTACATTGAGATACACCTTTTGA
- a CDS encoding sulfite exporter TauE/SafE family protein, translated as MAGGHVLFSHFPTEWAGNQVLALWNSLDVQFLVYMLGGFMAQMIDGALGMAYGVSATSFLLAMGLSPAAASASVHASEIFTSGVSGLSHLRFGNVNKKLFRSLLLPGVLGSIAGAYLLSSFEEYNMYLRPLVALYTLYLGVRIIMKVTARNRKREPVKKLGVLACAGGLLDAFGGGGWGPIVSSTLIAKGRNPVYTIGSVNLTEFFVSFASSLTFIFVLGLNHWQVILGLVLGGVIAAPIAAFLVRKIPLKPMFIFVGTVVIVTSLRTFLKATGAF; from the coding sequence ATGGCCGGTGGCCACGTACTCTTTTCCCATTTCCCCACAGAATGGGCGGGGAATCAGGTTCTGGCCCTCTGGAACTCCCTGGACGTTCAGTTCCTTGTGTACATGCTGGGCGGTTTCATGGCCCAAATGATAGACGGAGCCCTGGGCATGGCCTACGGCGTGAGTGCCACCAGTTTCCTGTTGGCCATGGGGCTCAGCCCTGCGGCGGCCAGTGCCAGCGTGCACGCCTCGGAAATCTTCACAAGTGGGGTATCCGGATTGAGCCACCTCAGGTTCGGCAATGTGAATAAGAAGCTTTTCCGTTCCCTCCTGCTTCCAGGTGTGCTGGGTTCCATAGCCGGGGCCTATCTACTCTCCTCCTTCGAAGAGTACAACATGTACCTCAGACCGTTGGTGGCCCTTTATACCCTTTACCTCGGGGTGCGTATAATCATGAAGGTCACTGCCAGGAACAGAAAAAGGGAACCCGTGAAGAAACTGGGCGTGCTGGCCTGTGCAGGAGGGCTTTTGGACGCCTTTGGCGGCGGCGGCTGGGGGCCGATAGTCAGCTCCACGCTCATTGCCAAAGGCCGCAATCCCGTGTACACGATAGGCTCGGTAAACCTGACTGAGTTCTTTGTATCTTTCGCCAGTTCACTGACCTTTATTTTCGTGCTCGGCCTCAATCATTGGCAGGTCATCCTCGGATTGGTTCTTGGCGGGGTTATTGCCGCCCCCATAGCGGCCTTTCTGGTACGGAAAATCCCCCTGAAACCCATGTTTATTTTCGTTGGGACAGTGGTGATCGTCACCAGTCTACGCACCTTCCTGAAAGCTACCGGGGCCTTCTGA
- a CDS encoding HupE/UreJ family protein has protein sequence MKKVPHSFFTLRPAHLQPGLIQWDIVNNKIPEFEINMTGGSDWKGFKAIFALGVSHIAEGLDHLLFLLVLLLSALQFPRDGFLQGVRPTKAILIKVGKIVTAFTLGHSLTLALGTFGWVNFPQRPIEVPIALSISITAFHTGPCGNSIANPINTKTVTPTECEGSRACPLLK, from the coding sequence ATGAAAAAGGTTCCCCACTCCTTTTTTACTCTCCGCCCCGCTCACCTCCAGCCCGGGCTCATTCAATGGGATATCGTGAATAATAAAATCCCAGAGTTTGAAATAAACATGACCGGTGGCAGCGATTGGAAAGGGTTCAAAGCCATCTTCGCTTTGGGAGTAAGCCATATTGCAGAAGGCCTAGACCACTTACTTTTCCTGCTGGTCCTGCTTCTTTCCGCCTTGCAATTTCCAAGAGACGGTTTCCTGCAGGGAGTTCGGCCTACAAAAGCAATTCTGATCAAAGTGGGAAAAATTGTCACCGCCTTTACCCTCGGTCACTCGCTGACTTTGGCCTTGGGTACTTTCGGTTGGGTTAATTTCCCTCAAAGACCGATCGAAGTGCCCATCGCCCTGTCCATTTCAATCACTGCTTTTCATACAGGACCGTGCGGAAATTCAATAGCAAACCCAATTAATACCAAAACAGTCACGCCGACCGAATGCGAAGGCTCAAGAGCATGCCCTTTATTGAAATAA
- a CDS encoding ATP-binding protein, translating to MRKYLFLIFLFGSLFAEAQDNPAVDSLETILPGQTSADRLNTLLALTGETRFYDLEKAYEYAAEAEILSLELNERTQYGRALYYQGMINYYRGFLHLGMEYADKGASVFAEVRDSIRLSACYELLGVIHTDLVNDEQAISYLRKVLEIAEKQGDDYGIISSNSNIGNIYLRQKNRKLARNYYRQALEVMERTEDPSAFSEVYLNLAAVTDNRDDKMSLYETSREGFSKNGMTEGEGQVLSAMGRDFMEQGKQIEAVDYFRKSVAAFRGFGFDNGVAGTKILLAEALEANRNYAEAERELLSAIQLAKGKELNEHLMRGYEVLAHFYENRGNTAQALTYYKLFGEQKERNFNEVKSKAIAENEAKYQSEKKELQLAEQELEIGRERAIRIQIIWWFILGLLVTAGILGFYYFRQQRQRILAENALHIKNLEAENLKERERIKSAFFANISHEFRTPLTLIISPLKEMISGTFQGDPAVYFKMMLRNGQRLLDLVNQLLDLAKLEMGSLELQPEEGDINGFLKGVASSFESLSEIRGIRFFLTAPIGASPARFDKDKLQKILSNLLSNAFKFTPEGGEVRMEISSKGNDLVLDISDSGLGIPPADLPFVFERFYQVKDLNKAEQVGSGIGLALVKELVDLHGGGIKVRSKTDEGTHFNLILPGLLMNSTTSGESVLTEHNFSIQIDEGQREVNTKGTRPQVLIAEDHGDVQKLIRDVLSSDYDVLLAKDGEEATRLALRTIPDAVISDVMMPKKDGYALCEELKTDPKTSHIPIIMLTARAEQEDKMRGLETGADAYLPKPFDAAELKLRLKNLINLRQRLRQDFSTAISLKPEEIQVSSVDRHFIEQVKEIIDRHVSDEQFGVDIFASEIGMSRSQLNRKLRAIFNQSANEMVRIYRLERAHQLLSKRAMTPTEASYQLGFSSPAYFSKCFSDHYGYPPSRVG from the coding sequence ATGCGAAAGTACCTTTTCCTTATTTTTCTTTTCGGAAGCCTTTTTGCCGAAGCTCAGGACAATCCCGCTGTTGATTCGCTTGAGACGATATTGCCGGGTCAGACTTCCGCTGACCGGTTGAACACATTGCTTGCCCTTACCGGCGAAACCCGCTTTTACGATCTTGAAAAAGCATATGAATATGCCGCAGAAGCCGAAATATTGAGCCTGGAACTCAACGAAAGAACGCAATACGGAAGGGCTCTGTACTATCAGGGCATGATCAACTACTACCGTGGATTTCTCCATCTGGGAATGGAGTATGCAGACAAGGGAGCCTCGGTTTTCGCAGAGGTCAGGGACTCCATTCGCCTTTCTGCCTGTTATGAACTCCTGGGAGTGATCCACACCGACCTGGTCAATGATGAACAGGCCATATCCTACCTGAGAAAGGTATTGGAAATAGCCGAAAAACAGGGAGATGATTACGGCATCATCAGCTCGAATTCAAACATTGGAAACATCTATCTGAGACAGAAAAACAGAAAACTGGCCCGGAACTATTATCGGCAGGCCCTGGAAGTTATGGAGCGGACAGAGGATCCATCTGCATTCTCTGAGGTCTATCTCAACCTGGCTGCCGTGACCGATAATCGGGATGACAAAATGAGTTTGTACGAGACTTCCCGGGAAGGATTTTCGAAGAACGGGATGACCGAGGGCGAAGGGCAGGTATTGTCTGCCATGGGGCGTGATTTCATGGAACAGGGAAAGCAAATAGAGGCGGTAGACTATTTCCGGAAAAGCGTCGCTGCCTTTCGGGGTTTCGGGTTTGATAATGGCGTGGCAGGAACCAAAATCCTACTCGCAGAGGCCCTGGAAGCCAATAGGAACTATGCGGAAGCGGAAAGGGAACTGCTTTCTGCGATTCAATTGGCCAAAGGGAAAGAGCTAAATGAACACCTCATGCGTGGCTATGAAGTACTCGCTCATTTCTATGAAAACAGAGGTAATACCGCTCAGGCACTCACGTATTACAAGCTTTTCGGCGAGCAAAAGGAAAGGAATTTCAATGAAGTCAAAAGCAAGGCCATTGCCGAAAACGAAGCCAAATATCAATCGGAGAAGAAGGAGCTGCAACTGGCCGAACAAGAGCTGGAAATTGGAAGAGAGCGTGCCATTCGCATTCAAATTATCTGGTGGTTTATTTTGGGACTTTTGGTCACGGCAGGAATCCTGGGCTTTTACTATTTCAGACAGCAACGCCAGCGAATACTTGCAGAAAACGCCTTGCATATCAAAAATCTGGAGGCTGAAAATCTGAAAGAACGGGAAAGGATCAAATCGGCCTTCTTTGCCAATATATCCCATGAATTCAGGACACCGTTGACGCTTATTATTAGTCCGCTCAAGGAAATGATCTCAGGAACTTTTCAAGGCGACCCGGCGGTCTATTTCAAAATGATGCTCAGAAACGGTCAGCGACTGCTGGATTTGGTCAACCAGCTTCTCGACCTCGCCAAACTGGAAATGGGCTCTTTGGAATTACAACCCGAAGAAGGCGATATTAATGGATTCCTGAAAGGTGTTGCCTCTTCCTTTGAGTCATTATCCGAAATCCGGGGTATCCGCTTTTTCCTTACGGCACCAATCGGGGCCTCACCTGCACGGTTCGACAAAGACAAGCTCCAGAAAATACTGAGCAACCTCCTGTCCAATGCCTTCAAATTCACTCCCGAAGGTGGTGAAGTGCGTATGGAGATTTCTTCAAAAGGCAATGATCTGGTATTGGACATTTCAGATTCCGGACTGGGGATCCCTCCCGCCGATCTACCCTTCGTTTTTGAGCGGTTTTATCAGGTCAAAGACCTGAACAAAGCAGAACAGGTAGGCTCGGGGATAGGGCTGGCCCTGGTAAAAGAATTAGTCGACCTCCATGGGGGTGGAATTAAGGTGAGAAGCAAAACGGACGAGGGCACCCATTTCAATCTCATACTTCCTGGATTGCTCATGAATTCTACTACTTCAGGCGAATCGGTTCTGACAGAACACAATTTTTCCATCCAAATCGATGAAGGGCAGCGTGAAGTGAATACCAAAGGAACCCGGCCCCAGGTGCTTATAGCCGAAGATCATGGGGATGTGCAAAAGCTGATTCGGGATGTGCTGAGTTCAGATTATGACGTGCTGCTGGCCAAAGACGGTGAAGAAGCCACTCGACTGGCCCTCCGGACCATACCCGATGCCGTGATTTCAGATGTAATGATGCCGAAAAAGGATGGCTACGCACTCTGCGAAGAATTAAAAACAGACCCGAAAACCTCACATATTCCGATCATTATGCTTACGGCCAGAGCCGAGCAGGAGGACAAAATGCGTGGACTGGAAACCGGTGCCGATGCTTACCTGCCCAAACCTTTCGATGCCGCGGAACTGAAATTGAGGTTAAAAAATCTAATCAATCTCAGACAAAGGCTTCGCCAGGATTTCAGTACGGCCATTAGTCTCAAACCTGAGGAAATTCAGGTAAGCTCGGTGGACCGGCATTTCATAGAGCAGGTCAAAGAAATCATTGACAGACATGTCTCTGACGAACAGTTCGGTGTGGATATTTTCGCGTCGGAAATAGGCATGAGCCGAAGTCAGCTGAATAGGAAACTGAGGGCTATTTTCAATCAGAGTGCCAATGAAATGGTAAGGATTTACCGACTCGAAAGAGCCCATCAGTTACTGAGCAAAAGGGCCATGACACCAACTGAAGCGAGCTATCAATTGGGCTTCAGCAGCCCGGCCTATTTCTCAAAATGTTTTTCCGATCATTATGGGTATCCGCCGAGTAGGGTTGGTTGA